One region of Glycine max cultivar Williams 82 chromosome 9, Glycine_max_v4.0, whole genome shotgun sequence genomic DNA includes:
- the LOC102663376 gene encoding uncharacterized protein, giving the protein MADHATRKTTTDRLEDAITRLSNSQTTLLDKHADLVDKYSELSGKVDTILDHLHLRSPAREHPGSSSHFHQRNSVKLDIPRFDGRDPMGWIFKISQLFEYQNTPEEERITVASFYLDGAALSWYQWMFRNGFITSWSGFLQALESRLAPSYYDDPKGALFKLTQRGTVNEYLTEFERLANRVIGLPPPFLLSYFVLGLAQDIRREVLALQPISLPQAMALAKLQEDKLRDRRQAPPRSHNTPSPSYVPTSRKAQSTYVQRTPDEMALRREKGLCYNCDEKWSSTHRCKGRILLFIADNPSLIQEEPIPEPSLPSIPEPTPASTLDFDTPSELNLPHVSLHAFSGLPSSETFRLVRVINHSSLTILIDSGSTHNFLQPRIAQFLHLKAQNTSPLHVLVGNGSVLDCNQVCPDTPLSLQGHHFTVTFHLLPISGAEAVLGIEWLRQFGPITTDCTTFSMKFTHMGQPIELHADVSTGPKPISTPQVKRLLQTGSASALFHLKLIHDPQPDPQLHLPHPIPAVEALLTQFQHLFQQPSSLPPPCSIVHHINLLPNTPPINVRPYRYPQFQKSEIKKQVSELLASGLVQPSMSPYSSPVLLVKKKDGTYRMCVDYRALNAATVRDRFPISTIDELLDELGSVAWFSKLDL; this is encoded by the coding sequence ATGGCCGACCACGCAACACGGAAAACGACCACCGACAGGCTCGAGGACGCTATCACCCGTCTCTCCAATAGCCAAACCACACTTCTGGATAAACATGCTGATCTCGTTGACAAATACTCAGAACTTTCCGGCAAAGTGGATACGATCCTTGATCATCTCCATTTGCGATCTCCGGCGCGGGAGCATCCTGGGTCCTCTTCCCATTTCCACCAACGTAACTCTGTCAAGTTGGACATTCCAAGATTTGATGGCCGCGACCCCATGGGGTGGATTTTCAAGATTTCACAGCTATTCGAATACCAGAACACGCCAGAAGAAGAAAGGATCACCGTGGCCTCCTTCTACCTGGATGGGGCTGCATTAAGCTGGTACCAATGGATGTTTAGGAACGGGTTTATTACTTCATGGTCAGGCTTCCTACAAGCTCTCGAGTCCAGGTTGGCGCCTTCGTATTATGATGACCCTAAGGGGGCTCTCTTCAAACTGACGCAACGTGGCACCGTTAATGAGTACCTAACGGAGTTCGAACGGTTAGCTAACCGTGTTATTGGTTTACCACCACCTTTCCTGTTAAGctattttgttttaggtttaGCACAAGATATACGTCGAGAAGTGCTAGCTCTTCAACCCATTTCCCTTCCACAAGCCATGGCTCTTGCCAAATTACAGGAAGACAAACTCCGAGATCGCCGGCAAGCGCCACCACGAAGTCACAATACTCCATCTCCATCATATGTCCCTACCAGCCGGAAAGCACAGTCCACATATGTTCAGAGAACACCAGATGAGATGGCCCTTCGTCGGGAAAAGGGTCTCTGTTACAATTGTGATGAAAAATGGAGCTCCACTCACCGCTGCAAGGGACGCATCCTTTTGTTCATCGCCGACAACCCATCCCTTATACAAGAAGAACCCATTCCCGAACCTTCCTTGCCTTCAATTCCGGAACCAACCCCAGCGTCCACCCTAGACTTTGACACACCCTCTGAGTTAAACCTCCCTCACGTGAGCCTCCACGCCTTCTCTGGCCTCCCCTCCTCCGAGACCTTCCGACTTGTCAGAGTCATCAATCACTCCTCCCTTACCATCCTTATAGATAGCGGAAGCACCCATAACTTCCTCCAGCCTCGCATTGCCCAGTTCCTCCACCTAAAAGCCCAAAACACGAGCCCACTCCATGTCCTAGTTGGTAATGGGTCTGTCCTTGATTGTAACCAAGTCTGTCCCGATACACCGCTATCCCTCCAAGGCCACCATTTCACGGTTACGTTCCATTTGCTTCCTATCAGTGGTGCAGAAGCTGTGTTAGGAATAGAGTGGTTAAGGCAATTTGGGCCCATAACCACTGATTGCACCACGTTTTCCATGAAGTTCACCCATATGGGCCAGCCCATTGAGTTACACGCTGATGTTTCCACTGGGCCGAAACCAATCTCAACCCCTCAAGTGAAACGGTTATTACAAACCGGATCCGCCTCAGCTCTCTTTCACTTAAAACTGATCCACGACCCACAACCCGACCCACAACTTCATCTTCCTCACCCGATACCTGCAGTCGAAGCACTCCTAACCCAGTTTcaacacctattccaacaaccATCTTCCCTCCCCCCTCCTTGCTCCATCGTTCACCACATAAACCTCCTACCCAATACACCACCAATCAATGTAAGACCATACCGTTACCCGCAATTCCAGAAATCAGAAATCAAAAAGCAGGTGTCGGAGCTCCTCGCATCTGGTTTGGTTCAACCAAGTATGAGCCCTTATTCCTCTCCGGTATTACTAGTAAAGAAGAAGGACGGAACCTACAGAATGTGTGTCGACTATCGTGCCTTAAATGCAGCAACAGTCCGCGATCGTTTTCCGATTTCGACGATAGACGAGCTTTTGGACGAGTTAGGAAGTGTGGCTTGGTTCTCTAAGCTAGACCTTTGA